A stretch of the Filimonas lacunae genome encodes the following:
- the hisA gene encoding 1-(5-phosphoribosyl)-5-[(5-phosphoribosylamino)methylideneamino]imidazole-4-carboxamide isomerase yields MQIIPAIDIIDGKCVRLTQGDYNQKKIYNENPLEVAKVFEGAGLQRLHLVDLDGAKAGAVKNWKVLEALTSKTNLVIDFGGGIKQEEDLTIVFNSGAALATIGSLAVKNEAQFVAWLQQYGADKFLLGADVKDEKIAVGGWLETTDVDIYSFIHKYMQHGIQQVFCTDVSKDGLLQGPSVELYTNIIGRYPKLHFIASGGVATVQDLEDLHKIGCSGVIVGKAFYEGRISLEQLVQMNQA; encoded by the coding sequence ATGCAGATCATTCCCGCCATAGATATTATAGATGGCAAGTGCGTACGTCTTACGCAAGGCGATTATAATCAGAAAAAAATATACAACGAAAATCCGCTGGAAGTAGCCAAGGTATTTGAAGGGGCAGGTTTACAACGCCTACACCTGGTAGACCTGGATGGCGCTAAAGCTGGTGCCGTGAAGAACTGGAAGGTACTGGAAGCACTTACTTCCAAAACCAACCTGGTAATAGACTTTGGTGGTGGTATTAAGCAGGAGGAAGACCTGACCATCGTATTCAATTCCGGAGCAGCTCTGGCTACAATTGGCAGCCTGGCAGTAAAAAACGAAGCACAGTTTGTAGCCTGGTTACAGCAATACGGCGCTGATAAGTTTTTACTGGGTGCGGACGTAAAAGACGAGAAAATTGCAGTAGGCGGCTGGTTAGAAACCACAGATGTTGATATCTACAGCTTTATCCATAAATACATGCAGCACGGTATACAACAGGTGTTTTGCACCGATGTAAGCAAGGACGGTTTGCTACAGGGGCCTTCTGTTGAACTGTATACAAACATTATTGGCCGCTATCCGAAGCTGCATTTTATTGCCAGTGGTGGTGTGGCTACTGTGCAGGACCTGGAAGACCTGCATAAAATAGGATGCAGCGGTGTAATTGTAGGTAAAGCCTTTTATGAAGGCCGCATTAGCTTAGAGCAGCTTGTGCAAATGAACCAGGCATAA
- the trpC gene encoding indole-3-glycerol phosphate synthase TrpC, with product MNILDTIIARKKEEVAIRKATVSLDQLEKSQLYTRPTLSLAASLVHPQRTGIIAEYKRKSPSKGIINANAQVADVTRAYTQFGASGLSVLTDEHFFGGSSDDLLAARENNIPILRKDFIIDEYQIAEARAIGADVILLIAANLTTVQVQQLAAYAKSLQLEVLLEIHDETELDHICDEVDMVGVNNRNLKTFEVDINTSLRLISRMPAHKPGVAESGISSPETIKTLRQAGFKGFLIGENFMKQPDPSVAFADFVKQL from the coding sequence ATGAACATTCTGGATACCATTATAGCAAGGAAAAAAGAAGAAGTAGCTATTCGCAAAGCAACGGTAAGTCTGGATCAGCTGGAAAAAAGCCAGCTATATACCCGCCCCACGTTGTCGCTGGCTGCTTCACTGGTGCATCCGCAGCGTACAGGTATTATTGCGGAATACAAGCGTAAATCGCCTTCCAAAGGCATTATCAATGCCAACGCCCAAGTGGCTGATGTAACCAGGGCGTATACACAATTTGGCGCATCGGGGCTGTCGGTATTAACGGATGAGCATTTTTTTGGGGGTAGCAGCGACGATTTGCTGGCGGCCCGGGAAAATAATATCCCCATTCTGCGGAAAGATTTCATAATTGACGAGTATCAGATAGCAGAAGCTAGGGCTATTGGCGCAGATGTAATACTTTTGATAGCAGCGAATTTAACCACTGTTCAGGTGCAACAACTGGCAGCATATGCCAAAAGCCTGCAGCTGGAAGTGTTACTGGAAATTCACGACGAAACGGAACTGGATCATATTTGCGACGAAGTGGATATGGTAGGTGTGAACAACCGGAACCTGAAAACCTTTGAAGTAGACATTAATACCTCTTTGCGCCTCATTAGCCGTATGCCGGCCCACAAGCCGGGAGTAGCGGAAAGCGGTATCAGCAGCCCGGAAACCATCAAAACATTACGACAGGCTGGTTTTAAAGGCTTCCTTATCGGGGAAAACTTTATGAAACAACCTGATCCTTCGGTTGCCTTTGCAGATTTTGTTAAACAATTGTAA
- the hisF gene encoding imidazole glycerol phosphate synthase subunit HisF, with product MLAKRIIPCLDIKDGRTVKGVNFESLRDAGDPVELGALYAQQGADELVFLDITATNEKRKTLSELVNRISHHINIPFTVGGGISSVEDVQVLLQNGADKISVNTAAFKRPELIKELEKEFGSQCVVLAIDTRLEEDGEWYVYLNGGRVKTDTRCIDWAKQAVDLGAGEILLTSMNHDGTKQGFAVDITRTLATQLSVPVIASGGGGNMQHFEEVFREAKADAALAASIFHFKEVAIPDLKQYLKAKDIVVRT from the coding sequence ATGTTGGCAAAAAGAATTATCCCCTGCCTGGATATTAAAGATGGCAGAACCGTAAAAGGTGTCAATTTTGAAAGTTTGCGCGATGCGGGTGATCCGGTAGAGCTTGGTGCCTTATATGCACAACAGGGAGCCGATGAACTGGTGTTCCTGGATATCACCGCTACCAACGAAAAGCGTAAAACACTCAGCGAGCTGGTCAACCGCATTTCACACCATATCAATATTCCTTTCACTGTAGGTGGGGGCATCAGCAGCGTAGAAGATGTGCAGGTGCTGCTGCAAAACGGGGCCGATAAAATATCGGTGAACACGGCTGCTTTTAAAAGGCCGGAACTAATAAAAGAGCTGGAAAAGGAGTTTGGTAGCCAATGCGTTGTGCTGGCAATAGATACCCGCCTGGAAGAAGACGGTGAATGGTATGTATATTTGAACGGAGGCCGGGTAAAAACCGATACCCGCTGTATTGACTGGGCTAAACAGGCGGTAGACCTGGGTGCCGGCGAAATATTGCTTACTTCAATGAACCACGATGGCACCAAACAAGGCTTTGCCGTTGATATTACCCGCACGTTGGCTACACAGCTGTCGGTGCCGGTAATTGCTTCCGGAGGTGGGGGCAATATGCAGCATTTTGAAGAGGTGTTTCGTGAAGCAAAAGCCGATGCAGCCCTGGCCGCCAGCATATTCCATTTTAAAGAAGTGGCTATACCCGATCTGAAGCAATACCTGAAAGCAAAAGATATTGTGGTAAGAACTTAA
- a CDS encoding phosphoribosylanthranilate isomerase, giving the protein MEQSTYDNPMHPGASIEAHRGIRVKVCGMTRVEQVQELDALGVEFAGFIFYPRSPRYVFKSMPASDIKKIRGRINKVGVFVNAAIDDVLRTVDECGLYLVQLHGDESPRYCEKIADYVTVIKAFRVSEEDNLMWKIKDYYDTADMFLFDTEGSGYGGTGKKFNWELLNGLNIQKPYFLSGGIAPEDVDKLHEFQKTAVAKDLFALDINSKFEVLPGVKDMGKIRTFLDGLKLY; this is encoded by the coding sequence ATGGAACAGAGCACGTACGACAATCCAATGCATCCCGGCGCTTCTATTGAAGCGCACCGTGGTATCAGAGTAAAAGTATGCGGAATGACCCGCGTAGAACAGGTACAGGAACTGGACGCACTGGGCGTTGAATTTGCCGGGTTTATTTTTTATCCGCGGTCGCCGAGGTATGTATTCAAAAGCATGCCGGCATCGGACATTAAAAAAATAAGAGGGCGTATCAACAAAGTTGGTGTGTTTGTAAATGCTGCTATTGATGATGTACTGCGCACGGTAGATGAATGTGGTTTATACCTGGTACAGCTGCATGGTGATGAAAGTCCGCGCTATTGCGAAAAAATAGCCGACTACGTTACGGTAATCAAAGCGTTTCGGGTGTCAGAAGAAGATAACCTGATGTGGAAGATTAAAGATTACTACGATACCGCAGATATGTTCCTGTTCGACACGGAAGGTTCTGGCTATGGCGGCACGGGCAAAAAGTTCAACTGGGAACTGTTGAACGGGCTTAACATTCAGAAACCCTATTTTCTCAGTGGTGGCATTGCCCCCGAAGATGTGGACAAGCTGCACGAATTTCAGAAAACTGCTGTGGCTAAAGATCTGTTTGCTTTAGACATCAACAGCAAATTTGAAGTACTACCCGGTGTAAAGGATATGGGCAAAATACGCACCTTCCTCGACGGGCTTAAACTATACTAA
- the trpB gene encoding tryptophan synthase subunit beta — MATTTYQQPDKQGYYGAFGGAYIPEMLHRNVEELRSRYLDIMHEAGFQQEFQQLLRDYVGRPTPLFLAERLSKAFNTSIYLKREDLNHTGAHKINNAIGQVLLAQRLGKKRIIAETGAGQHGVATATVCALKGIECIVYMGSKDIERQAPNVARMRMLGATVIPATSGSQTLKDATNEAIRDWINNPTDTHYVIGSVVGPHPYPDMVARFQSVISEETRLQLKQQTGKELPTHVIACVGGGSNAAGAFYHFLDEPSVQLVAVEAAGHGVHSGMSAATTQLGKPGVLHGSKSLVMQTEDGQVVEPHSISAGLDYPGIGPLHAHLFQSGRGNFLSATDEDAVKAAFQLCKLEGIIPALESSHALAALNQLKLAATDTVVLCLSGRGDKDLATYMKHL, encoded by the coding sequence ATGGCTACTACAACCTACCAGCAACCAGATAAGCAGGGCTATTACGGCGCATTTGGCGGAGCTTATATCCCCGAAATGCTGCACCGCAATGTAGAAGAGCTACGCAGCCGTTACCTGGATATTATGCACGAAGCTGGTTTTCAGCAGGAGTTTCAACAACTGCTGCGCGATTATGTGGGCCGTCCCACGCCTTTATTCCTGGCCGAAAGGTTAAGCAAAGCTTTTAACACCAGCATTTACCTCAAAAGGGAAGACCTTAACCATACGGGTGCGCATAAAATCAATAATGCTATTGGCCAGGTATTACTGGCGCAGCGTTTAGGTAAAAAGCGCATTATAGCCGAAACCGGTGCAGGTCAGCACGGGGTGGCTACTGCTACCGTGTGTGCATTAAAAGGCATTGAGTGTATTGTATACATGGGCTCTAAAGATATTGAACGCCAGGCGCCCAACGTAGCACGTATGCGCATGCTGGGTGCCACGGTAATACCTGCTACCAGCGGTAGCCAAACGTTAAAGGATGCTACCAATGAAGCTATTCGCGACTGGATTAATAACCCTACCGATACGCATTATGTGATAGGTTCTGTAGTAGGCCCGCATCCTTATCCCGATATGGTAGCGCGTTTTCAAAGTGTTATCAGTGAAGAAACGCGCTTACAGTTAAAGCAACAAACCGGTAAAGAGCTGCCTACTCATGTAATAGCCTGTGTAGGCGGTGGCAGTAACGCTGCCGGTGCATTCTATCATTTTCTGGACGAACCTTCGGTGCAACTGGTGGCGGTAGAAGCTGCCGGTCATGGTGTGCATTCCGGTATGAGCGCTGCTACTACACAACTGGGCAAACCTGGTGTGTTGCATGGCAGCAAAAGCCTGGTGATGCAAACAGAAGATGGTCAGGTGGTAGAACCGCATAGCATTTCGGCAGGATTGGATTACCCTGGCATTGGTCCCTTGCATGCACACCTGTTTCAAAGTGGCCGTGGCAACTTTTTAAGTGCTACGGATGAAGATGCAGTAAAGGCCGCATTTCAGCTGTGTAAGCTGGAAGGCATTATTCCTGCATTGGAATCGTCACACGCACTGGCAGCCTTAAACCAGCTGAAGCTGGCCGCTACCGATACGGTAGTGTTATGCTTGAGCGGCCGTGGCGATAAAGATCTGGCCACCTACATGAAACATTTATAA
- a CDS encoding GNAT family N-acetyltransferase — translation MEIKEVPLDIIWQMRKEVMYPSFTIDEVKLADDATGLHMGVYEADTPVSVVSVFIKNQQLQFRKFATLTTLQGKGYGKALLSHVMQLAQQQQCTAVWCNARVSAAPFYQRFGMQPVGEQWQQHGHEFVKMEKQL, via the coding sequence ATGGAGATAAAAGAAGTACCACTGGATATTATATGGCAAATGCGCAAAGAGGTGATGTATCCAAGCTTTACCATTGATGAGGTAAAGTTAGCGGATGATGCCACCGGTTTGCATATGGGGGTTTATGAAGCAGACACACCGGTTTCGGTGGTATCAGTTTTTATTAAAAACCAGCAATTGCAGTTTCGCAAATTTGCCACATTAACCACTTTACAGGGTAAAGGTTATGGTAAAGCTTTGCTTTCGCATGTAATGCAACTGGCGCAGCAACAACAGTGTACGGCCGTATGGTGTAATGCCCGTGTAAGTGCAGCCCCTTTTTATCAGAGGTTTGGCATGCAGCCGGTGGGGGAGCAGTGGCAGCAGCATGGGCACGAGTTTGTAAAAATGGAAAAACAGTTATAA
- a CDS encoding anthranilate synthase component II — protein sequence MSKILVFDNYDSFTYNLVHLVEKITGDKVDVVRNDKIALEEVKAYDKIILSPGPGIPSEAGLLLPLIKEYAATKSILGVCLGHQAIGEAFGGTLTNLSTVYHGVAMPMNILATKAPLFAGLPSRMDVGRYHSWVVSKDNFPAELEITAEDDLGFIMALQHKTYDIRGVQFHPESVLTPQGESIIRNWLAQ from the coding sequence GTGTCTAAAATATTAGTGTTCGATAACTACGATTCATTTACCTATAACCTGGTTCACCTGGTGGAGAAAATTACCGGTGATAAGGTAGATGTAGTTCGCAACGATAAAATAGCATTGGAAGAGGTGAAAGCTTACGATAAAATTATCTTATCGCCCGGCCCTGGCATTCCTTCCGAAGCAGGCTTGTTACTGCCTTTGATTAAAGAGTACGCCGCTACCAAATCTATACTGGGTGTATGCCTTGGCCATCAGGCCATTGGTGAAGCTTTTGGTGGTACGCTCACCAACCTGTCTACCGTGTATCATGGTGTGGCCATGCCTATGAACATACTGGCTACAAAGGCTCCTTTGTTTGCAGGTCTGCCCTCCCGTATGGATGTGGGACGCTATCACTCCTGGGTAGTAAGCAAAGATAATTTTCCCGCAGAACTGGAAATTACTGCAGAAGACGACTTAGGTTTTATCATGGCATTGCAACATAAAACCTATGATATACGTGGTGTACAGTTTCATCCCGAAAGTGTGTTAACGCCCCAGGGAGAATCCATTATCCGCAACTGGCTGGCCCAATAA
- the trpD gene encoding anthranilate phosphoribosyltransferase, translating into MKKILQYLFEHKTLSREQAKEILTNISNGHFSEHEVTAFITVFLMRSVTIEELQGFRDALLGLCVKVDLGDHKLIDIVGTGGDGKNTFNISTLACFIVAGAGQKVAKHGNYGATSISGASNVMEQLGYTFKSDAAQLKKEVEEAGICFLHAPVFHPALKSVGPIRKNLGLRTFFNILGPMVNPASPAYQLVGVYNLEMARVYNYLLQQSGNPFAIIHSLDGYDEISLTADTKVITHSGEAIMTPEQLGKRQVAQQDIYGGNTPEEACKIFKTILKGEGSWAQNAVVLANAAMALHCTGNYATYNDAYVAAVDSLESGKANACLTKLIALQ; encoded by the coding sequence ATGAAAAAGATATTACAATACTTATTCGAACATAAAACACTTAGCCGCGAGCAGGCTAAGGAAATTCTCACCAACATATCTAATGGTCATTTTAGCGAGCATGAAGTAACCGCCTTTATCACGGTGTTTTTAATGCGCAGCGTAACTATTGAAGAATTACAGGGTTTCAGGGATGCGTTATTGGGCTTATGTGTGAAGGTGGATTTGGGCGATCATAAATTGATTGATATAGTTGGTACAGGTGGTGATGGTAAAAACACCTTTAATATTTCTACACTGGCTTGCTTTATTGTAGCAGGTGCCGGTCAGAAAGTAGCCAAGCATGGCAACTATGGCGCTACCAGCATCAGCGGTGCTTCTAATGTAATGGAGCAACTGGGGTATACATTTAAAAGTGACGCGGCCCAGCTGAAAAAAGAAGTGGAAGAAGCGGGCATCTGTTTCCTGCATGCACCGGTGTTTCACCCGGCGTTGAAATCAGTAGGGCCTATCCGTAAAAACCTTGGGCTGCGTACCTTTTTTAATATTTTAGGCCCCATGGTTAACCCGGCGTCTCCTGCTTACCAGCTGGTGGGGGTGTATAACCTGGAAATGGCCAGGGTGTATAATTATCTCCTGCAGCAGTCCGGCAATCCATTCGCTATTATTCATAGCCTGGATGGGTACGACGAAATTTCTTTAACTGCCGATACCAAGGTAATCACCCATTCCGGTGAAGCTATTATGACGCCGGAGCAACTGGGCAAACGCCAGGTGGCGCAGCAGGATATTTACGGTGGTAACACACCGGAAGAAGCTTGTAAAATATTCAAAACCATATTAAAAGGCGAAGGCTCCTGGGCACAGAATGCCGTAGTGCTGGCGAATGCGGCTATGGCATTGCATTGCACCGGAAACTATGCAACGTATAACGATGCGTATGTGGCTGCGGTAGATAGCCTGGAATCGGGTAAAGCCAATGCCTGTTTGACTAAATTGATTGCCTTACAGTAA
- the hisIE gene encoding bifunctional phosphoribosyl-AMP cyclohydrolase/phosphoribosyl-ATP diphosphatase HisIE: MKMNIDFNKYADGLVPAIIQDASTNKVLMLGFMNQEALDTTEHSGRVTFFSRSKQRLWTKGEESGHFLMLKEIKADCDDDTLLIKVEPMGPVCHTGADTCWNETNEQDDFLSHLEQVIALRRHASPDESYVAKLFQKGINKIAQKVGEEAVEVVIEAKDNNDELFKSEAADLLFHYLILLNAKGYSLKDITAVLQQRHK, from the coding sequence ATGAAAATGAACATTGACTTTAATAAATATGCCGATGGACTGGTGCCTGCCATTATTCAGGATGCCAGCACCAATAAAGTGTTGATGCTGGGTTTTATGAACCAGGAAGCGCTGGATACTACCGAGCATTCGGGCCGTGTAACCTTTTTTAGCCGCAGCAAACAACGCCTGTGGACAAAAGGCGAGGAGAGTGGTCACTTTCTGATGCTGAAAGAAATTAAAGCAGATTGTGATGATGATACCCTGCTGATTAAAGTAGAACCTATGGGGCCGGTATGCCATACCGGTGCTGATACCTGCTGGAACGAAACCAATGAACAGGATGACTTTTTATCGCATCTTGAACAGGTGATAGCGTTGCGCAGGCATGCTTCGCCCGACGAATCGTATGTGGCCAAACTGTTTCAGAAAGGCATTAATAAAATAGCACAGAAAGTAGGGGAAGAAGCAGTGGAAGTGGTGATTGAAGCCAAAGACAATAATGATGAGCTGTTTAAAAGCGAAGCAGCCGATCTGTTGTTTCACTACCTGATATTGCTGAATGCCAAAGGTTACTCTTTAAAAGATATTACGGCTGTATTACAACAGCGCCACAAATAA
- a CDS encoding anthranilate synthase component I family protein → MKKVAITTRCKKMLSDVYTPVGIYLRLRDRFRDTILLESTDYHAAENSYSIIAINAIAGIEIINKETLELKYPTQKPEKQSIKNTQDVPQIIWSFMDSFEAAETSEATARIAQGLFGYTSYDAVQFFDTISFSPKQNAAVKPATIANETRPSLPLMRYRLYQYVIAINHFKDEMYICENQVPGLESEVNMVESLIRSKDVPVYPFSPKGEETSNMEDEDYRAMVQKGIQSCLRGDVFQIVLSRRFQQQFTGDDFNVYRALRNINPSPYLFYFDYGDYKLMGSSPESQLIVKDGEAVVHPIAGTFKRTGDAEKDRQLAAELLEDAKENAEHTMLVDLARNDLSRISHNVTVKHYRQVQYYSHVIHLVSEVTGNTEKGVNPFSLLAATFPAGTLSGAPKFKAMELINSNEPTQRGYYGGCIGFMGFDGSCNHAIMIRTFLSRQNTLYYQAGAGVVAASKPESELQEVNNKLGALKKAIVLASEI, encoded by the coding sequence ATGAAAAAAGTAGCCATTACTACCCGGTGCAAAAAGATGCTCTCGGATGTGTACACACCGGTAGGAATTTACCTCAGGTTGCGGGATCGGTTCAGAGATACCATATTGTTGGAAAGTACTGATTACCACGCCGCTGAAAACAGTTACTCCATCATTGCCATTAACGCCATTGCAGGCATAGAAATTATCAATAAAGAAACGCTGGAGTTAAAATACCCTACCCAAAAGCCTGAAAAACAATCCATTAAAAACACCCAGGACGTACCACAGATCATCTGGAGTTTTATGGATTCTTTCGAAGCGGCTGAAACCAGCGAGGCGACGGCCAGAATAGCACAGGGTTTATTTGGTTACACTTCTTACGACGCCGTTCAGTTTTTCGATACCATCTCTTTTTCTCCCAAACAAAATGCTGCCGTTAAGCCGGCCACTATAGCCAACGAAACAAGGCCTTCACTGCCTTTGATGCGTTACCGCTTATATCAGTATGTGATTGCTATTAATCATTTCAAAGATGAAATGTACATCTGCGAAAACCAGGTGCCCGGTTTGGAAAGTGAAGTGAACATGGTAGAGTCACTGATCAGAAGCAAAGACGTTCCTGTATATCCTTTCAGCCCTAAAGGCGAAGAAACATCCAATATGGAAGATGAAGATTACAGGGCTATGGTGCAAAAAGGCATTCAAAGCTGTTTAAGAGGGGACGTGTTTCAGATTGTATTAAGCCGCCGTTTTCAGCAACAATTCACTGGAGACGACTTTAACGTATACCGCGCATTGCGCAATATTAATCCGTCACCCTATTTATTCTATTTCGATTACGGCGATTATAAATTAATGGGCTCCAGCCCCGAGTCGCAGCTGATTGTAAAAGATGGCGAAGCAGTAGTACATCCTATTGCCGGCACTTTTAAAAGAACAGGTGATGCTGAGAAAGACAGGCAACTGGCAGCTGAATTGCTGGAAGATGCCAAAGAAAATGCAGAACATACCATGCTGGTTGATCTGGCCCGTAACGATTTAAGTCGCATCAGCCATAACGTTACGGTAAAGCATTACAGGCAGGTGCAATACTATTCGCACGTGATACACCTGGTAAGTGAAGTGACCGGTAATACAGAAAAAGGCGTGAATCCTTTCTCTTTACTGGCTGCCACTTTCCCCGCAGGTACTTTAAGCGGTGCGCCTAAGTTCAAGGCTATGGAGCTGATTAACAGCAACGAACCCACACAACGTGGTTACTATGGTGGTTGTATTGGTTTTATGGGCTTTGATGGTAGTTGCAATCACGCTATTATGATACGCACTTTCTTAAGCAGGCAAAACACGTTGTACTACCAGGCTGGCGCCGGTGTAGTAGCTGCTTCCAAACCAGAAAGTGAATTGCAGGAAGTAAACAACAAATTAGGTGCGCTGAAAAAGGCTATTGTGCTGGCCTCAGAAATCTAA
- the trpA gene encoding tryptophan synthase subunit alpha: MSRIAELFARKNNRVLNVYCTAGYPALDSTLPVMKALQQHGADLIELGMPYSDPLADGPVIQASSMKALENGMTIAVLLGQLKEMRKEVNVPVILMGYMNPVLQYGFEKFCKDAAAAGVDGLILPDLPAYEFETEYGAVIKRYGLDFIFLVTPETSEERVRALDGLTTGFLYAVSSSSTTGKDKNMADQEAYFNKLKQMNLNNPVLIGFGIKDKATFNAASSYANGAIIGTAYIKALDNANGDVAQPTQQFLESILQ, translated from the coding sequence ATGAGTCGTATAGCTGAACTTTTTGCTCGTAAAAATAACCGGGTGTTGAATGTGTATTGTACCGCAGGATACCCTGCCCTCGATAGCACACTGCCTGTAATGAAAGCCCTGCAACAGCATGGTGCTGATTTAATTGAACTGGGAATGCCCTATAGCGATCCCCTGGCCGATGGCCCGGTGATACAGGCCAGCAGCATGAAAGCGCTGGAAAATGGCATGACCATCGCTGTTCTGTTAGGTCAGTTGAAAGAAATGCGCAAAGAGGTGAATGTGCCTGTGATTTTGATGGGCTACATGAACCCTGTGTTGCAATACGGTTTTGAGAAGTTTTGCAAGGATGCCGCAGCTGCTGGTGTAGACGGGTTAATTTTACCCGATTTGCCCGCTTATGAATTTGAAACAGAATATGGAGCTGTTATTAAGCGCTATGGTCTTGATTTTATTTTCCTGGTAACGCCCGAAACTTCCGAAGAACGTGTGCGTGCATTGGATGGTTTAACTACCGGTTTCCTGTATGCGGTATCTTCATCTTCCACCACAGGTAAGGATAAAAACATGGCCGATCAGGAAGCGTATTTTAACAAGCTGAAACAAATGAACCTGAACAACCCGGTTCTCATTGGTTTTGGTATTAAAGATAAAGCTACGTTTAATGCAGCCAGCAGTTATGCCAATGGCGCTATTATTGGCACAGCGTATATCAAAGCGCTGGATAATGCTAATGGCGATGTTGCCCAACCCACACAGCAATTTTTAGAAAGCATATTACAATGA
- the hisH gene encoding imidazole glycerol phosphate synthase subunit HisH → MNIVIIKYNAGNIQSVLYALERINAEALVTDDHELIAKADKVIFPGVGEASSAMRYLRERQLDKVITSLTQPVLGICLGMQLMCKTSEENNTECMGIFEEPVKKFIATDVAFKVPQIGWNNIYDLQTPLFDQVPEDSYCYFVHGYYAALGEHTIATTNYIQPYSSGLHKNNFFGVQYHPEKSANVGEQILKNFIEKI, encoded by the coding sequence ATGAACATCGTAATTATAAAATACAATGCAGGTAATATCCAGTCCGTATTATACGCACTGGAACGTATTAATGCCGAAGCATTGGTAACTGACGATCACGAGCTGATAGCCAAAGCCGATAAGGTAATTTTTCCCGGTGTAGGCGAAGCCAGTAGTGCTATGCGGTATTTAAGAGAAAGGCAGCTGGATAAAGTGATCACCAGCCTTACACAACCTGTGTTAGGTATTTGCCTGGGTATGCAGCTGATGTGCAAAACATCGGAAGAAAACAACACCGAGTGCATGGGGATATTTGAAGAGCCGGTGAAAAAGTTTATCGCTACAGATGTAGCGTTTAAAGTGCCGCAGATAGGCTGGAATAATATCTACGACCTGCAAACGCCTTTGTTCGACCAGGTGCCGGAAGACAGTTACTGTTATTTTGTGCATGGCTATTACGCGGCGTTAGGCGAGCATACTATTGCCACTACCAATTATATACAGCCGTATAGCTCTGGCTTACATAAAAACAATTTTTTCGGAGTGCAGTATCACCCCGAAAAAAGCGCTAATGTGGGCGAACAGATATTAAAAAATTTTATTGAAAAAATATAG